The sequence CAGGCCACGGCTGGAATGGCCGCCTGAAACGAGGCCAAGCCGTCAGGATCATGACAGGGGCACGCGTGCCTGCCGGTGCCGATTCGGTCCAGCGAGTCGAGGTCACACAGGAATCGAACGGCTCCGTTACGGTCTTTGAGCCGGTCAGGATGGGCATGTCCGTAGTGCGTCGCGCCGCTGAGATCAAACACGGTAAAGTCGTTTTCAAACGCGGCGAGATCATTAGTGACAACATGATCTCCGCCCTCGGCTCGTTTGGTTATGCCAAGGTCGATGTCGGCCGTCGCCCTCGGGTGGCGATACTCGGCACGGGCAGCGAGATCGTCGATATCGCCAAACGCCCCGGCCGCGACCAGATCCGCAACTCAAATTCCGTGATGCTCGACGTCCTCGCCCGCCATTACGGTGCCGAAACGTCGATCCTGCCAATGGCCAAAGACAGCCTCGCAGAACTCAAGTCTCAAATCGCAAATTGCAGATCGCAGGTGCTCATTATCACCGGCGGCGTGTCGGTCGGAAAGTACGACCTGACCAAACAAGCACTCATCGAACTCGGAGCGGAGATCTACTTTGAAAAGGTCCGGCTCAAACCGGGCAAACCGGCCGTCTTTGCCCGGCTCGGAAAAATGCTTGTCTTCGGACTGCCCGGCAATCCGGTTTCGGCTGCGGTGACATTTTATCTCTTTGTCCGCAAAGCACTTATGCTGATGCAGGGAGCGGCAACGACCGGCCTTCGCGCCGGCCATGCGATCGTCGGGGCAAACGTAAAGGCCGCCAAAGACCGCGACACTTACACCGCTGCACGACTAGATACGGACGCAACCGGCCACCTCATCGCCACGCCGCTCAAGACCCAAGGCTCGTCCGACCTCGCCTCATTCGCCCGCGCCGAAGCCCTAATCTTTATCGCGGCCGGAAAAACCTATAAGATTGGAGAAGTTGTTGATATCTCATTCTTGTAGCTCTGTGCACTCTGTGCCTCCGTGGTGAATCCCTTCTTATGAGCGAGCTTTCACATTTTGACGACGCAGGAAAGATCAGGATGGTCGATGTGTCTGAAAAGGCCGTCACCGCACGCCGCGCCGTCGCCTCGGGCCGCGTCCTTTTGAACTCCGAAACTCTAAGAACCCTACAAACTCAACAAACCCCAAAAGGGAACCCTTTGGAAATAGCCCGCATCGCGGGCATCATGGCGGCAAAAAAGACATCCGAGTTGATCCCGCTCTGCCACCAGCTAAACCTGTCAAAGGTGAACGTGGCCGCCGAGATCACCGACTATGGCGTCGCTCTGACCGCCGAAGCCGTCACTAATGCCCAAACGGGCGTCGAAATGGAAGCCCTCACCGCCGTCTCCGTCGCCGCCCTGACCATCTACGACATGCTCAAAGCCGTCCAAAAAGACATCCAAATAACCGACATCCGCCTCGACTCCAAAACCGGCGGAAAGAGTTAGGCTCACCGCGGCGAAACGCGGGCACCCTGCCCGCGCGTGGCGTTCCCAAAATAGAACGCGGATAAACGGATCAAGCGGAAAAAACCGGATATGAAGACCCATTATCTTATCCGTCCTTATCCGCCCGATCCGCGTTATCCGCGGCCAAAATGACGTTCGCTACTGGCGGGCAAAGTGCCCGCGTTCCGGCAATCAATTGCCGTAGGCAGACGGTGTCGGCTTGTCGCCATTCTGGCCCCATGGGAAGACGATGAATTGACTGTTGTCGCTGCGCTTGATGTACCAGGTCCCATCCGAAGGCCGCCATACACCGATGTCTGCCTTGCCGTCGCCGTCGTAGTCCCCTGCGATGGGAATGTCCGCCGGTGCGCCGAAGACCTCATACGAATACGTCGCCGTCGCCGAATTCCTCACCACCCAAAGGCCCGTCGAAGGTCGATAGATCGCGATGTCGGTCTTGCCGTCGCCGTCGTAGTCAGCCGGTGCGATCCGATCACCGGTCTGGCCAAACCTCTCGCCGAATACGTCGCCGTTAGAGCTACGGATGTTGTACCAGTCGCCTATCGACGGCCTGAAGATGCCGAGGTCGTTCTTACCATCACCGTCAAAGTCACCGACCGTCGGCACATCGCCATTCGCACCAAACTGCATCCCAAACGTAGAGCCGTTGGACGAGTTCGTCCGATACCACGTCCCCTGACTTGGCCTGAACACCGTCAGGTCAGCCTTCCCGTCCCCGTCATAGTCACCCGGAGCAGGAAGATCCTCAGCCACCCCAAACACCGGATACGACACCGTCCCATTCGAGCTGTTCAGGATATACCACAATCCCGTCGAAGGCCGATATATCGCAATATCCGTCTTACCGTCACCATCGTAATCCGCCGGCGTCAGCTTATCGCCATTCGCCCCGAACTGCAGCCCCTGAAACCCGGCCGTGCTCCTTTGCAGATACCACGCACCATCGGCCGGCCTAAATACGGAGAAATCGGTCTTACCATCGCCGTCGTAGTCGAACGGTGCCGCACTGGGCTCTTGATCCTGGAGGCGGGCAATTCCCAGTCTCGGTTGTCCATCCATAGATGTAAAGACTCCACCGACAAGGACCTTCCCATCGGCCTGGCCTGTGATAACGGAGACTGTGCTGTTCGCAGGGGCGTCAACGCTGGTCAGGCCTCCGGTTGAATTCAGTTCTGCCCAGTAACTCTTCGCAGTTCCGTTGTAAGAGGAGAAGGAACCACCGGCGAGCGTCTTAAGCCCGCCTTGACCGTCGGGCCTTTGATAGAGGCCGCTTACCGTAGCGTTGAAGCCCGTTCCAACGGCAAAGGCAGAGTCATAACCACCATCGCTATTCAGCCTCGCGATCCTTGCTGACGGGAAACCGTTTACACTTGTAAAGTCGCCGCCGATCATAAGCTTTCCATCAGGCTGGATCGCTAATTTTCTGACGGTCGTGACGGTGTTTGCGTTAAAGGCCAGATCAACGGTTCCGTCAGTATTCAGTCTGGCGACCTTGCTGCGGCCGCTGCCCGCGTAGTTTGAAAAAGCTCCGCCAATATAGATCTGATTATTCGCCGCAAGACCAATGTCAAATACATAAGACGAATTAGGCTGTGCAAAGCCGTTGTCCTGCGACCCATCTGAGTTTAGCCGGGTAATGCCAACGCTCCCTGTCTGGGTAAATATCAAACCTCCCACGATGATCTTTCCATCCGGCTGAATCACGCAGCTGTAGCCCAGCACGGAGATATTACCCGGCACAAACGAACTATCGAGCGCGCCATTCGCATCAAGCCGCGCAATGCCAAGACGCTCGGCACCGGCGACCGCCCAAAACATACCGACAATTACGATCTTTCCGTCGTTCTGTATCGCGATAGCATTGATATCAAAATCCACATCAGCAGAAAACGAGGCGTCGAGGGTGCCGTCCGCATTGAACCTGGCAATGTTTCGCCTGGGCGTGCCGTTTGCAGTCTCAAAATTACCCGCCGCCAGAATCTTGCCGTCCGTTTGCTGTTTGATAGCCCTTACCGCTCCGTACCCTTCGACCGTGCCGGTAAAACCCGTATCGATCGATCCATTTGTATTGAGGCGTGCGATCCGTTTGCTGGGCGTCGCCAAGGAGCCAAGCTTGTAGAGATCTCCGCCTGCAAAGATCTTTCCGTCGGGGCCAAGCGAAATAGAGAATATCTCCATCCCACCGTCGATAACAGGCACAGGGGTGAAGCCGGGATCGAGGCTGCCATTAGGCGTAAGTTTTACGACACCCCACGGATGGCCACCACCGGGCAGCGGCCCATACCCTCCGCCACCAGCGATGATGGATCCGCCGGGCAATACGATCATGCTGTGGACCGTCGGTTCGGAGTTTGGATCGTAGGGCGATGTAAATGTGCCATCCACGGCTCCCGTTGACGTAAACCGCGTGATGCCCTTCTGAGTGTCCGTGCCGCCAACGAGGATCTTCCCGTCAGGCTGAATGGCAACCGATGGCTGCATCGCCGATGAATTGGTTCCGGCATCGAGACTCGCGTCAAACGAGCCGTCGCTGTTGAGCCTTGCCAAATTTCGGCGAGTATTGCCCGCCACAGAGGTGAATCCACCAACCATCACTATCTTTCCGTCGGATTGGACGGCCGCCTCTTGGATCGACGAATTTATCGTCGGCGGCGTGAAGGAGCTATCGAGCGACCCATCTGAATTCAGTCTCGCGATCCGGCTAACCGGCGTCCCGTTGAATTGCGTAAATCCCCCGGAGACGATGATCTTGCCATCGGACATAAGCAGGACATCGTTCACGCTACTCGCCCCCGTTCCGGGATTGAATGTCGCATCGAGCGAGCCATCAGCATTTAGCCGCGCAACGCCGGGTGCAGCCCCACCAACGAGTATCCGGCCGTCTGTCATAACGACAATATCGAGGACAAAACCGATGCCGCCGATCGAAACGGGATTGAAGGTATTGTCGAGTGTGCCGTCGGCATTGAAACGGGCTATCAAGGCACGTGCAACGCCATTAGCGATGGGAAACGAACCGCCAACCAACGTCTTGCCGTCCGGCTGCACCGCGACAGCCTCGACCCGCGTATAGCCATCGGTCAGGCTCGGCGCGAACCCGGGATCAACGGCCAGATCCAGCGCCGGAGCTGAGAACACAAACAGCACAACGCATAAAAAACTACAAAGGGCCCCTGTCAAACCGGGTACCGAGTATAAACATTCTCGCGAACGAGTACTTGATCTCATGTTAGTCTCCTTTCTGCACACCGGCAGGGTCATCTGCGGTTCTGAGCCGTGATTATGGAAGTTTTGAAAAAAGTTGGTAAATGCTACCTCGAACCGTTTTGGATGTCAAACGGCCGGCCGCGGGCGATCATTGTGCCGGCTTGGGGCATTGATTCGATGGCTTTGAGGATCTGAGGGTCGTTCTCGAGGAGCACCTGGACGCCGGCCTCGCTTGAGTAGTTTGCGGTGGCAATTTCCTGGCGCAGTCGTGTCTTAGCGTAGTCAGCCATGCTGTCGATGTTGGCAATGGTCAGGCCGTTAGCTGGATCAGACACGGCGTGGGAACGAAATGCCTCATACAAACGATCTGAGACGCTAAACTCATTTGGCTGCAGCGTTTGACGATAGTTCTGCTTTTCGACCCTAAAGCTGTCAAAGCCATTGATCCGGCCGGCCACAAGCTGGCGAACGAAGAAGAACACAGCCTCACTGATCCGGGCACGCGCAGGTGACGGGGCCAGCGGAGCAACCGCGATATCCGGCTCGATACCACGGCCGCCGTAGAGCGTGCGGCCACTTGGTGTTGTCACCGGAACGCCGGGCGGCTTTGGCGGTGCGTCGAGCCCGTCATTCTCGGGCCGGTCGTCGCCGTGCGTGTAGTAATCGTAGATCGAGCCGCTCGAATATTCCCGCTGGAGCGAACGGCCAAATGGCGTGTAATAGCGTGCCGTGGTCAGGGTCAAACCTGTCCCGTATGGCAGTCTGAAGACACGTTGGACAAGGCCCTTGCCAAAGCTGTCGCTGCCGACCACCAGCCCACGGTCATAGTCCTGAATAGCACCCGCGACTATCTCGGAGGCTGACGCCGAACCGCCATTGATCATCACGATAAGCGGCTCGGTATCGACATTGCTGCCCGTCGCACGAAGCTCTCGCTGCGGTGCATCTTTTGATCCCTTGACCGACACGACCGTCTCGCCGCCGGGGATGAACTTGCTGACCACAGCAACAGCCTGCTCCAGAATGCCGCCCGGATTTCCGCGCAGATCAAGGATCAGGCTCTTCATTCCCTCTTTCTTCAGATCGGCCATTGCGGTCGTGAGTTCCTCGGAGGTTGTCGTCTGAAAGCCGCCGGTCAGGCCAATATAGCCGATGCCGTCGCGGAGCATAAAGTAATTCCGTATCGACGGCAGCGGAACGCCGCCGCGGGTGATCTCATAATCGACCGGCGTCGCCGAACCGGCACGGTCGATCTGTATGCGGACAGGTGTGCCCTTTGGCCCGCGCACATTTCGCGAGACATCGGCGCTTGTCCATTCGCGTGCGTCCTTGCCCTCGACGGTGAGGAATCGGTCGCCGTAACGAAGCCCGGCCTTGTCGGCGGGCGTATTCGGCACTACGGACTGAACATACACGCCGTCGCGGTGCTGCAATATCGAGACGCCGATACCGTAGAACTGTGAGGATTGCTCCTCGTCGAGCTTTCGAAATTCCTCGCTCGTGAAGTAAGACGAGTGCGGGTCGAGCGTCCACAACATCGCCTGCATTGAGGAATCGGTCAGCTTATCGTGGTCGGCCGATGTGACGTAGCTCTCATCGATCAGGCGAAGAGCATCCTTGTAGTCCGCAACTATGCGTTCAGCCGTTGTCCCGGCCTCAGCCGACGTCCGCTCAGGCATCCGGCCAAATGCGCCGCCCAGCACGGCCCCAATGCCGATGACGAGGACCGCTATCAATAAGAACTTGTTCTTCATTCTCTCGCTCACGATTATCTTACGTCAGATTCGATGCAAAATTTACTTTTCGAGGGCAAAAACTTACCATTAGCTATTTGCGATGAACCTCGACGTATCCATAGTCATTCCGGCGTATAACGAGAGCGAACGCATCTCGCAGCCGCTCGGCATCATACTCAGCCACGTCTCAAATAATGGCCTCAGAGCCGAGGTCATCGTCGTTGATGACGGCTCGTCTGACGATACATCAGCGGTTGCTGAGCGGGCGTTCGCCGCAGTTCCGGGCGTGCCGTCACAAGTCATCAGGTACGAAGCGAACCGCGGAAAAGGTTTCGCCGTTAAGACGGGGCTGCTGGCTGCATCCGCCGATACCGCAGTCATTACCGACGCTGACCTCTCAACGCCGATCGAGGAGATGTCAAAGCTCGTCGAACCGATTCGCTCCGGCGAGATCGATGTCGCCTTCGGCTCGCGTGCGCTCGACCGCTCGCTGATCGGCACGCACCAGCCGTGGCAGCGAGAACAGGGCGGCAAGGTGATGAACTTTATCATTCGCAAGATGTCCGGCCTCAATTTCGCCGACACGCAATGCGGCTTTAAGGCCTTTAATATGTTGAAGTTCCGGCCGCTGCTCGACGTGATGACCATCGACCGGTTCGGTTTCGACGTCGAATTTCTCTTCGTCGCCCAGTACCACGGGCTGCGTCTCGCCGAGATACCTGTCCGCTGGAACGACGTTCTCGGCTCAAAGGTCAGTGTCCTGCGCGATACGCGTCGAATGATCAGCGAACTCAACCAGATCCGCCGCAACGCCCGCACGGGTGTCTATGACAATATTCAAACAGGATAGACAGGATAAGCAGGATAAGATTTTTCTGTATCTATCCTGTTTGTCCTGTCCATCCTGTTAAAATCTGCATATGCCAGCAAAGCTCAACGTCAATATCGACCACGTCGCCACCATCCGCGAGGCCCGCAAGACGATCGAGCCGAGCATCGTCACGGCGGCAGTGATCTGCGAACAATCCGGGGCCGACGGCATTACCGTTCATCTTCGCGGTGACCGGCGGCACATTCAGGATCGCGATATCGAGTTGCTACGCGACGTCGTCACGACGTATCTCAATGTCGAGATGGCCGCGACCGACGAGATGGTCAACATTGCGGTTGCCACCATGCCCGACGCCGTCTCGCTCGTGCCCGAAAAACCCAACGAGGTCACTACTGAGGGCGGTCTTGACGTTGTCGGCAACTTTGACGCGGTTAAAAGCTCAATTGACAAGCTGCGAGCTTCCGACATTTTTGTCAGCATCTTTATCGATCCCGATTCGGCCCAGATCGACGCTGCAAAACGTGCCGGTGCCCAGCAGGTCGAGCTTTGCACCGCCGAATACGCCGAGATGACGCTCTCGTCTCGCGCCGCCCACGGCGAAGGTGCCCGGAAAGCCGCGGGCGAAGTCTCTCGCCTCGCCGCTGCAGCCTCGCACGCTGTCTCTCTCGGCCTGATCGTTGCCGCGGGCCACGGACTGACCTATCGCAACGTCGGCGCCCTCGCCGCGATCCCCGAGATCACCGAATTCAACATCGGCCACAACATCATCTCGCGTGCCGTTTTCGTCGGCCTGAGCGACGCCGTCAAGGAGATGATCGAGGCGATCGCGTAGATCAGCCGCAGAGGACAGAGTTCCCTGAGATAAATCTCAAGCGCAGCTCTGTTCGATTCGGTACAACACCTCTTCGAAGCGCGTTATGATGTACTTTTCCCTTTCCGCACGATCGAGTATTTCCTGATCGGTGATTTGCGGAGGTTCTTCGCTTCGGTTGGTGACGAAACCTTTCCAATAATACGGATCACTGTATTCAAACAACGCAAAGATAATGGAATATGGGAATTCCGTTGATCTCGGGCGCTCAGAGCAACGATTTCTAAATTCTCCTGTAAGATTTCCAGCGTCTTCAAAAACGTAAATAATATTCTCACGCGGGACTTCAAACGTAGCTGCCAAAGCCTCGACTCTCTGGCTAAACGCACTAAAAGGATCTTCCGAACGAAAATCCGGGCGATTCCAGCCGATGTTCGTCTTGATCTCTACCAAGAATACCGGGACGTCGTTCTTATAAATTGCAATGTCCGGCTGCATCCCATCCCGTCTCGGTTCAAGTTGAACTTCAAAGCCTTCGGGAAGACATTTCATTAGATAAAATGCGATAAGATCCTGAAAGATGTCAGCGAAGGCGGATTTACGATTTCTCTTGAATTGTACCCGGTGACGCCATGCGGCGAATTTCATTTTGCAGATATGGAGATAAAGCGCCTTGCTTACTTGGTCTCCTGATCTGTCATACTCGATCTTGCCCGGGGCCGAGAAGCTATCGAGGAATCTTGAGTAATAATCAGACCCTGAAAATGCTTCAATCGGATTCATCGTTACTATCTTTCCTTTCCGGCCGCATGTGCGGGAACAAGATCACGTCGCGAATCGAGTGTTTGTTGGTAAGCAGCATCACGAGGCGGTCGATGCCGATGCCGATGCCGGCGGCGGGCGGCATGCCGTATGAGAGGGCTCGGACGTAGTCCTCGTCAAGCACCATCGCCTCGTCATCGCCGCGTTCACGCTCTGCCATCTGGTCGATGAAACGGTCATACTGCTCACGTGGGTCGTTAAGCTCGCTAAACCCGTTCGCGACCTCCATTCCGTTGATGAACAGCTCGAAACGTTCGGCTACGGCCGGATTGGTCGGGTCGGCTTTTGAAAGCGGCGAGATGGACTTTGGATAGTCGATGATGAAGGTTGGTTGGATCAGCGTGTGTTCGACGTGCTCCTCAAAATACTCTAAGAGTCCGCTCGCCGTCAGGGCACCCTCGCTGATGCTCGGGTTTCCGCCTGCCTGTTCGACGACATCGCTCATCGTCACGCGTTGAAAACTGCCAAAATCGATCTTGTTCCCCTCATACTCGACAACCAATCCGCCCGTGGCCTTGCGGATCGCCTCCTGCATCAATCCCTCGCAAAATTCCATCATCCCGTTGACGTCCATGTAGGCGCAATAGAATTCGAGCATCGTAAACTCGGGATTGTGCTTATAGGAAATGCCTTCGTTGCGGAAGTTGCGGTTTAGCTCATAGACCTTTTCAAAACCGCCGACGACGAGGCGTTTGAGATAAAGCTCGGGAGCGATGCGGGCGTATAGGTCGATATCGAGGGCGTTGTGATGCGTTTTGAACGGCTTCGCGGCGGCGCCGGTCGCTTTGGCGGTAAGCATCGGCGTCTCGACCTCGACATAGCCGTGGTCTTCGAGAAAACGCCGAAGCGACGAGATGGCCTTTGCCCGGAGTTCAAAAACCTCGCGGGTAGACAGGGCAGAACCGCCCGCGTGAGCGGGTGGCATTGCCTCGCCCGAAGGTCCGCTTTGTCCTGCCGCGTCACCATCAGGCACGCGAGTGCCCCCCGCTGACGCAGGGGGTTCTGCCCTGAGACTCGAGCCGATCAAATCAACGTAACGCTGCCGCTGCTTGATCTCAGCGTCCTCGATGCCGTGCATCTTGTCGGGCATCGGGAGCATTGCCTTGGCGAGGAATTGGAGTTTCTCGACGTGGACCGAAACCTCGCCGGTATTGGTGACAAACAGATAGCCCTCAACGCCGACAAAATCGCCGTGATCGATCAATTGCCACGCCGCCCAGCCATTTTCTTCATCGACCGTATCGTTGCCGTCGTTCTTAACGAGGGCAAATTGTCCTTTCTTACTGTAGACCTGGAGCTTACTGATGCCGTCAGTGAGATGGACAAAGTTACCTCGCGGCGGCGTCGTCAGCCGTCCGGCGATACGAACGCGGCCGAGGTTGAGCAGCCGTTCATTGAAGGAATCTTTGATATCCGCCGGCGGCCGCTCGCCCTCGGCAAGGTTCTCTTTGACGATGCCCATCTCGTGCTCGACATCGACAACGGGCTGATGGCGTTTGATCGCCGTGATCGTGTCGTCGCCGCCGGTCAGACGGCTGCGGTCGAATTTGTTCGGATAGGCGTTGCCGATCAGCTCGCGCAGAGCCGCCAGGTGCTCGGCGCGTGCCGCCGTCTGGTCATTTTGCTCGACGATCTCGTCAAATTCCGGAATGCTCATTTACTCACGATTATAGGTTCTGGCTCCGTTAAACTCTAGTTTTGTCCCATTTTGGGACACTTTGGGACAGTCGTGGGGCAGCGTAACTCATTGTATACAAGACACTTCCGTCGATTTCTCCTGCTGTCCCACTGTCCCACGCACATTTTTGATCGAACGGACGAAATAACGTCGAAATTCACGCCTTGCGGCACGATTGTTGCAAGGATAGCACGCATTCGCACTCGACACAAGGGCTTTTTTGTGCACATGTAAGTAGCACATCATATGTCCGGTGGTTGTAGCAGGTGATATGTCCGCTTTCGGCGGCAGAGGGTAAGTAGCTTGAATGGAGCTATGAGAAGATACCCGGATGTCGCGATGGAGAAGGCGATGACAAGACAGGAGATCATATTGCGAGCGTTTGCAAAGAAGATCAGTTGGATAGAGGCGGCAGAGATATTAGATATCAGTTGCCGGCATTTACGGAGGATACGGGAGAAGTATGAAGAGGTGGGGTATAGTGCGCTGTTTGACAAGCGAGTAGGCAAAGCGAGTCCGAAGCGGATACCAGTTGAAGTGGTAGAGCAGGTGATGGGGCTTTATCGGGACAAGTATTTTGATCTGAATGTAAAGCACTATCACGAGAAGCTCGTCGAGGAGCACAAGATCGAGGTGAGCTACACATGGGTCAAGGGGCTGAGGGAGCGGGTCTGGTGGCGAAAGACGCTGTGCGAAAGAAGCACCGGAGAAAGCGGGACAGAAAGCCTCTAAAGGGGATCTTCGCGCATATCGACGGGTCACATCACCAGTGGTTTGGCGATGAGAGCTGGCACGATCTGATCGTGATACTCGATGACGCCACGGGCGAGATCTATTATGCCGCTCTGGTCGATGCGGAATCGACTTCGACGATCATGAGGGCGATCAGGCAAGTTGTTGAAAAAGAAGGCGTTTTCTGCAGTCTCTACTCTGATCGTGGAAGTCATTTCTGGCTGACGCCAAAGGCGGGAGAACCGGTGGATAAACAAACACTCACGCAGGTCGGACGTGCACTGCGCGAGCTCGGGATCACAATGATCCCGGCTTACTCGCCGCAGGCACGAGGGCGCAGCGAACGCAGCTTCAAGACGTGGCAGGGGCGTCTTCCGCAGGAACTGAGGCTTCGAGGGATATCAACGCCTGAGGAGGCAAACAGATTCTTGAAAAGAAGCTATATTCGCGAGTTCAACCGAAAGTTCACCGTCGTGGCCGCCGAGCCTGGTGCTTCGGCTTTTGTGCCATGTTTGAGGGACGATCTCGACCGTGTTTTCTCGATCCAGACCGAGAGGACCGTTAATCGAGACAACACCGTCAAATATCGTAACTTGGTGCTCCAGATCGACCGCCAAATATGGCGCTCCTCCCTCGACGGCTGCCGCGTCACCGTATATCAGCACTTGGACGGCTTTATCTCGATCGGCTACGGGCCCAGGCAGATCGGCCGATATTCAGCCGATGGAAAACCATCTGCCCGAGGTGAGCGGCTCAGACGGCCCGTTGCAGGAAACGGGCGCGCCCCTTTCCTGCAACAAACACAAACCGGACATTTGATGTGCTAACAAAACCGGACATCTTCATTTGCTATCAACAGGGCTTTTTTGTGCACAATGTGAGAAAATAGCCGTAACCGCATGAGAACGCCCCGGGCAGGCGTGTTCTCTGCGGCTAAGTGTGTTTTGTGGCAAGCGGACTCGAACAGTTGAAACGCAGCATCGATAGCGGGCAACGCATCATCAGCATCAGCGGCCTCACGTCGATCTCGGCAAAGGCGTATGTCCTCTCGCGCCTGGCGGCCGAAACCGGGAAACAGTTTGCCGTTGTCACGGACACAAATAGCGACGCCGATGCGTGGAACGACGACCTTCAGTTCTTTCGATCTCAAATTTCAGATTTCAGATCTCAAATTTCAAATCTAAGATCCGAAATTCTCGTCCTTCCGTCGTTCGAGACAGATCCATATTCAGGCGCGTCGCCGCAT is a genomic window of Chloracidobacterium sp. containing:
- a CDS encoding lysine--tRNA ligase, producing the protein MSIPEFDEIVEQNDQTAARAEHLAALRELIGNAYPNKFDRSRLTGGDDTITAIKRHQPVVDVEHEMGIVKENLAEGERPPADIKDSFNERLLNLGRVRIAGRLTTPPRGNFVHLTDGISKLQVYSKKGQFALVKNDGNDTVDEENGWAAWQLIDHGDFVGVEGYLFVTNTGEVSVHVEKLQFLAKAMLPMPDKMHGIEDAEIKQRQRYVDLIGSSLRAEPPASAGGTRVPDGDAAGQSGPSGEAMPPAHAGGSALSTREVFELRAKAISSLRRFLEDHGYVEVETPMLTAKATGAAAKPFKTHHNALDIDLYARIAPELYLKRLVVGGFEKVYELNRNFRNEGISYKHNPEFTMLEFYCAYMDVNGMMEFCEGLMQEAIRKATGGLVVEYEGNKIDFGSFQRVTMSDVVEQAGGNPSISEGALTASGLLEYFEEHVEHTLIQPTFIIDYPKSISPLSKADPTNPAVAERFELFINGMEVANGFSELNDPREQYDRFIDQMAERERGDDEAMVLDEDYVRALSYGMPPAAGIGIGIDRLVMLLTNKHSIRDVILFPHMRPERKDSNDESD